One Candidatus Omnitrophota bacterium genomic window, GGGATAGAGGCCCAGACAGTAGCAAATTATTACTTGGCAAAAGATAATAAACTTGCGGTTATCCCGGTAATAAATAAGATCGACCTTAATACCGTTGATATCCCACGTGTAAAAAGACAGATAGTAGATATATTGGGTTTTAAGGAAGATGAAATAATATTGGCCTCTGCCAAAGAAGGTATCGGAATTAATGATATTTTAGAAAGGGTTGTATCTGTCGTACCTTATCCATCCGGCGATGTCCATCATCCCTTGAAGGCTCTTGTTTTTGATTGCAGGTTCGATTCTTTTAAAGGGGTCGTAGTTTACGTAAGGGTGGTAGACGGTAAAATCACAAAAGACACGCAATTAAGACTTATGCATTCAGGTAAAACATATAAAATAGAAGAATTGGGCACCCTCAAGAACCTGAAATACGAGAAAGTCGATACTCTCTCCTGCGGAGAAGTAGGTTATTTGATGGCTAATATACGCAACCCGAAAGAGATAATAATCGGGGATACTATAACTGATGAACGCAATCCTTGCGCTATGCCCTTGCCTGGATACAAGACAATAAAACCTTTGGTTTTTTGCGGTATCTATCCGGTTAATCCAGCGGATTTTCCTTATTTGCGTGACGCAATGGACAAGCTGAAGCTCTCTGATGCCTCTTTTGTTTTCGAACCGGAGACCTCACAGTCGTTTGGCTCCGGGTTTCGTTGCGGATTTTTAGGGCTGCTTCATATGGAGATAGTGCAGGAGCGCCTTGAAAGAGAATACAACCTGAATTTAATTCTGACCGTGCCTAATGTTGTTTATAGGATCAGGACTAAAGAGGGCGCACTTATCGAAGTGGATACGCCTCTTAAGTTGCCTGAACCGCAGGATATACAGGAGATGTTCGAGCCGTATGCGCTTCTTCTGATGATAGTACCGGTTGATGCAATTGATTCTGTCTGTGAACTTGCTAAGTCAAGGCGCGGAATTTTTCAGGCAACTGATTATCTGGGAGAAGACAGGGTAAAAATTATTTTTGAGATGCCTCTTTCTGAGATTATTGTCGATTTTTATGATAAAATAAAGTCATTAACGAAAGGTTACGGCTCACTCGATTATGAGTTTAGCACTTATAAACCCACTAAAATTGTTAAACTTGAGATAATGCTTAATGGGGTTATATGTGATGCATTTTCTTCTTTAGTCTATAAAGATAAGGCAATATTTAAGGCAAGGGCTTTGGTTTCAAAGCTTAAAGAACTGATACCCAGGCATCTGTTTGAGGTGAGCATACAGGCTAGTATCGGAAGCCAGATAATCGCTTCTGAGAAAATAAAGTCCGTGGGTAAGAATGTGACCAGTAAATGTTATGGCGGTGATATTACGCGCAAGCGTAAATTATGGGAGGGCCAGAAAAAAGGCAAAAAACGGCTTAAGCAATTCGGGAAGGTTGAAATCCCTCAGGAGGCTTTTTTGCAGGCATTAAAGATATGAAAAAAGAAAGTAAATCCCAGCTTAGGGAATGGACAGAAGCGTTGGTGTTCGCGGCTATTATTGCCTTTGCTCTAATAAGGCCTTTTATAATACAGGCTTTTAAGATACCTACGGGTTCGATGCGCCCAACTCTTGTTGAAGGGGATATTATTCTTGTAAATAAGTTTATTTACGGGGCGAAGGTCCCTTTTACAAAGCTTAATTTACCAAAGTTAACCGATCCTAAGAGGGGCGATATAATTGTTTTTATTTATCCTGAAAATCCTAAAAAGGATTTCATAAAAAGGCTCATAGCTTTTGAAGGAGAGACAGTTGAAATAAAAGACGGTACGATATATATTGATGGTAAGCCTCTGCTTGATAAACTGTTTACCAGAAATATCGACGGCACTATTAGGTATTATTACAACCGCGGTGATTTTGAAGAAGATGGTTTTAAAATCATTGTGCCTAAAGGAAGTTATTTTGTGCTCGGGGATAACTCTGCAGCATCTCTTGACAGCCGGTTCTGGGGTTTTGTCCCCCGGTCCAATCTTTTAGGCAAAGCCATGCTTATTTATTGGCCTTTTAACCGCACAAGAATGTTGAAATGAATTTTGCCAACAAGATTTCTACTTTCAGGATACTTACCGTACCATTTTTCATCGCCAGCCTAATCTATTATACTCCTAGCCGGGACTATCTAAGATTAATAGCTTTATTTATTTTTATTCTGGCAGTGGTTTCTGATGCAGTAGACGGTTATATTGCCCGTAAAGCAAAACAACAATCGAAGGCAGGTTTGGTTTTAGACCCCTTAGGTGATAAGATACTTTTAATCAGTTCGTTTGTCTGTTTACACATGATCGACAGCTTCCCCGGGGGCATCAATTTCCCTTTATGGGTTACTCTAATTGTGATAAGCAGGGATGTATTGATCTTATTGGGAGCAGTTGTTATTTATATGGTCAAGCAGGGTATTTATGTTTACCCAACCAGATGGGGAAAGTTGACAACCACATTTCAAATGGCAGCAGTAATTTCTGTGATATTACAATTTTGGTTTTCTTTCATGATATGGTGGCTTGCTGTCGTATTTACAATTATTTCGGGAGCAGATTATATAAAGAGAGGATTTAAGGTATTGTATGTTTTGGATAATAACAGGAATAACGGTTAGTTATTTAATCGGCTGTATCCCTACAGCTTTTATTTTTGGTAAGATCAAAGGCATAGATATCAGAAGGTCAGGGTCCGGGAATATCGGGGCAACCAATGCATTAAGGGTATTAGGCAAGGGGGCCGGGATTTCCGTGTTGGTTATAGATATCCTTAAAGGGTTCATCGCGGTCGCTTTTATCGGGGATATTTTTATAACTAGATCCGGCTTCGCGCCAGGTTTTATAAGAATTATATTTGCTTTGGCAGTTATAGCCGGGCACAATTGGACTGTTTTTCTTAATTTTAAAGGCGGTAAAGGAGTGGCTACAACTTTAGGAGCTTTGTTTGGGCTGGCCAGTGGTTTGCCGGGCTTAAATCTTGTATTAATTCTTGCAATAGCTACATGGGTTATCGTATTTTTGATTTCCAGAATTGTGTCATTAGCTTCGATTATATCTGGTCTAAGCCTGCCTGTTTATATGGCAATATTTATTCAGGATAAAGCCATTATTATTTTGGGCGGGGTATTATCCTTCCTTGTTATTAGTAGGCATAAATCGAATATTAAGAGGATTTTCCAAGGTACAGAAAAACGCATCAATTTCCGCAAGCATTCCTAACTTTCTAGGGTATATTCTTTCACCAAAAAATAAGTATCTATAATTTGAAAGCGCTTTCCTGATAACAGCTTTATCATATTGATTCTTCAGGAGTTATGATGTTATACTTTCTTTGCAAAAGTATTTATCAGGTTTGTGGGTGTTTAAGGAATCCCCACCAGCCACGAAATTATTTTTGTGGGGATAACCGCCGGGTTGCTCAAATATTGTGCAGCCCGGCAACCTAAACAGAGGGATAGATGAGAGATCTTCTTTATAAAAATCTGACTTCAAACGACAGAAAAAGAAGGATAATAGCAAGTTCAGAAATTGTTGATAAACAAGGTGTGCATAGCGTTATCCGCAGGCATTTTATTTGCCTTTTAAGGGAAGTAGAAGGAAGCCCAGTTGATAGACCGAAGCCGTATTTATATGTATTAAAGGAGAGGAATACTAACAATAGAAGAGAGAAATTTTTTTGCAAGATCAAGGGGAGCATATATGCTGTTTCTGGCGGCAAGCTATATCTGATCCTTTTTATGCATACTCTTTGTATCAGCCTTAATTCAATAAGCAAGACGGCAGTTATGGGAGATAGCGATAAGTGTTGATTAATGAACGATAAAAGCTTGACTTTGGAATAGAAGTAGTGTATACTTATTAAAAAGTTTATAAAAGTAGTTATTATCCGGTTCTTCTCGATTACTGGAGATAATTGAGAAAGCCACGGAATAGATTCAAGCCGGATTGACTAAGGGTCAATCCGGCTTTTTCTTTTATATGGTCATGGCCATATTTCGATTGACATTTGCTATTATCAGCGATATACTACCCTAAAAAAGGGGGGGTGTGATTTGGAAAACACGGTAAGCAAAAAAGCATTATCCATATTTATTCTGTGTATTCTTTTATCCATATTTACCCTGCCGGTTTTTTTATTAGCTGATACTTTTGATTTAAGCCTTTCGTTGGTTGAAGGCGGCACAAGATTAGAGCTTAATCAGGCAAATCAGTATAAAGGTGTTAAGCTCCAGGTAAATTCCGATGTCTCTACCAGGTATGAAATAATCCAGAGGATACAACAGCAATTTGTCAATAGGGATAACCCCGGTGTTATTTTACGCGATAATCTGGTAGTCAGAGGATTACGCGGAACAAACAGGTTCGGCACGTTTCGTATTCCTACCAATGATATAGCAGTCAGGGATAATGAATTAATATATACCTCCAGTTCTAGCGGCCAGGCAGATACCTTGACGCTGGTATATGGCTTAAAGGACTTAGACAGTATACAGCCCGGTTTTTACCAGGGGCAGATCAGTTTTACTTTAAGGCCAATCGGGTCAACCCGGCAGGAAGTCACAAAATATTTGTATATTTACATAAGTATTAGTGAAACAGGCACCGTTAGCCAGAAAATAGAGATAATTACACCTACCGGTTCAAAAAGAATAAATCTGAATCCTTCCAAAGACCAGATGATAGCGGTAGATATTTTGGTTAAAATTGACAGCGATTTTAACGAACCTTTCAGCATTGTCCAGTATTTAGCGCGGCCTTTAGAATCTAAAACCGGTGATAGAATAGACAGCAATATCATAAATTTCAGGGTGGCTGAAGCTAAAAAAGGCGTCGGAGCCGCAAAGACCGATCTTTCAAATAATCCTCAGATAATTTATACGTCTTCGCCTACAGGGCAAGCTGACAGGGAATTTATAATCAGTTATTATATAAAGGATTTATCTGACGAGAAATCTGGGACCTATAATTCAAGGCTGCAGTTTTATTTAAGAAAAAAGGGCATTGATAAGAAAATAGATGATTTGGACCTGGCAGTAGAGAATGAAAAGATATTTGAGCTTAGCCTTGAACCTCAGGATCCAAAAGGGAGGATTGAATTTTCAAATTTGAAGCCAAAATCTTTGCCGCAACAGAGCGAGGTAATTGTTGACATCAAAAGTAATACCGGAAAGAAATACCAGGTAAGCCAGAAGGTCTTTTCTGACTTGACCAATAAGGAGGGTAATGTTATCAGCCCTGAGTATTTTACTTTAAAGACGGAGAATATTGATCTTGAAGGAGACCTGAAGTTTCTCAGTAAGGCAAATGTGCAGAAAGGCGAAACGGTGCTTTACGTATCAGATGCTAAAGGCTCTGCCGGAAGTTTTAAGGTAATATATGAACTTACCTGCCCTGCGGATATCGTTGCCGGTGATTATTCTACGCGGATTACTTATTCTTTAGTCGAACTTTGAAAAGGAGGATTCTTATGGTAATTGATTTGAATAAAAATAAATTTAAGAAAGGAGGTGTTAAAATGAGAAAAACGATTGGTATTTTGTTAATTCTGGCGATAGCAATAGTTCTTCCTCAACTTGCTTATGCTGATATATCTTTGACTGCCAGCGCAACTGTAACCAGCGGTACTGCTTTAGGCGCGCATGCTTTGTTAAGATGTGTTGGTTATAGCTACAACCCTTCGGGGGATCCGTTTGCCCAGTGCACTAGCTTAGGTACCAGCACCAGCTTGAATTTCGGGACATTGAGCACTAGGTTACGTAATTCCAGCGGCCAAGATATCGGCGGTGCGGGTTGCTTCTACGGTGAGAATTTCTATATTGTTTACCTGTATCCTGATGCTTGGGGTGGAAAAGGTTATGAGCTTAAGCAGAGCGCAGCCACATTCTCTCCTGCTATTCAGAATTCAGTTGTCCGCACTCCGGTCTATTCTGAAAGTGATATGTATTCTGGACAAACAACCGGACAGGGTGCTTTGACTGCAACTGAAGAAAGCAATAATCCGCAGCTTACTCCCAGCGTTTCAGCATTGGCAAAGAATGCGGGTTTGATCCTGAAGGCTAAGAGAGCAAGGATAATACGCGCTGAATATGGGATACCGCCTTTCCCGGGAACTGGTGATTCGCGTCCAACTGGATGGGAAGCTGTATCTTTAGAGACTGCTGCAGGAACGTATTCAGGCACTGTAACTCTTACTATGACTGAGTGGCTATAATAAGCACTCTACGTTTTTTTAGTTGAGTAGGAAGTATTGTTAAGGTTCTATAGGTTACATATTTGGGGTGGTAAGGGGAAGGGTCTACCATTGTCATCCCAAAGGCTTTATCTTATAAATTAGGAAGGAGTTTTTATTGCCTAGATTCTTAATATTCGTTGTATCTATATCTTTACTGTTATGTAGTAATATAAATGTATCTTTGGCAGCAGACCTGTCTTTCAGGTTGGAACAGTCCAAGATCAAATTAAGTATTCCCGATGGCGCATCAAAATCCGGAGAGATAAAGATCTATAGCCAGTCAGGCAGCCCGATAAGCCTTAAAGTTTATTTGGAAGATTGGGTATATACCGATATTAATGACGGCTCAAAAGATTTCTATCCTCCCGGAAGCACCCCTTTTTCTTGCGCGAAATGGATCAATTACAGCCCATCAGAGCTGTTAATCCCTCCTTACGGTATAGGTAAGGTGAATTACACCGTAAATGTCCCTAAGGATGCTGAGGGCGGCCATTATGCAGTCATGTTTTTTGAGAGCGCTCCCATTCCTCCTGAATTCGGAGGCCCGGAGCAGGGCATTAAATCCGGGGTCGGCCTTGCAATAAGATTAGGTTCCCTGATCTATATCGAGGTAAAAGATAAATTCAAACGGTCTGTTGAATTTAATAATTTCCAAGTTTCTAATGATATCAAGAATAATTACCTTTTGATTTCTGCTGATTTAAAAAACACCGGGAACACCGATATCACCACCGCTTCTTCTTACCATATAATTGATTTTAAAGGGGTAGTGCATGCCAGAGGAGAATTTAATAATGTTTTTATGTTCCCCGGTGATACCGGTATGATAGAAGCTTCCTGGAAGAAGCCTCTTAGTGAAGGTAAATATGATTTAGTCATCACTACCGATTTAGGTAAATCTCAGGAAGAGGGCGGGGTAAGCAGGGGGCCTGTTATAGTTAAGGAGACCGAGCTTTATTTAGGACAGGGAGGAGAGGTATTAAAAGTTGGCCAGCTGCGATAATATTCTTTCGCTGTCATCTTTCTAGGATTAAATAAACATAAAAGGGATTGAAGGCTGATCCCTTTTATTGTTATATAAGGTATTATGAAAAATCACCTGACTAAGAAAATAATTATATTTTACATTATTCTTTTCTCGGCATTCTTAATGCCCGTAGCCTCTTTTGCATATTCGCAGATGCCTGAGTTTCTTTGCGAATTAGGAGTTAATTTTTATAACCAGGGAAGGTATTCCGAGGCTATGCATGAATTCAAGAAGGCCCTGATCATCGACCCTACTTATGAGCCCGCCTTAAGATATATCCAGATGATCGAGCAGATGAATATCAAGGATGTAGAATATATCCCGCCAAGCTATGAAAGCCTTGCTACTTCTCATTCCGGTTCTATAAGAGAGATCCTTGATTTGGTAGAGCTGCAGAGAGATATGATAGAATCTATTGAGTCGGTCAGCAAAAAGACAGAGCCGCTAAGTCCTCAAACCTTAGATAGCGTTTTAGAGGAAAGGGTGCTTCCTCCTAAAGTAATTTATCTTGATAATGATTTCAGCAATATCCGCCAGCCTGTTGAGATTATACAGGGCAATAAAGTTATTATATACGGAAATAATATACAAAGGTTCCTGGTTACCGAACCTGAAATAATTGATGTAGAAAGGGTCAATGCTGACCAGATCATTGTGACAGGAAAAGGTATCGGGCATACTTATCTGCATATTTGGGATAGTAATGGCAGGTGGACCACGGAGTTCATCGGAGGTTTTCCTCAGCCAAAAGGCGCTTCTTATGAAGAGATGTTACGCAAAGAAGAAGAAAGCGCAAGAAATTTTAAGCTGCGTTATACTTTAGACTGGTCATCATTTGAATCAGGCAGAAGATTAGATAATTTAAACCGTGGTTCTTATTCTTGGGTACATGGCCTTGGTTTTTACGGACCCACGCCATATGGTGATTTTGATTCTTCTGCGGATGTTCGCAGCCTTAAAAAGAATAGCGATTTAAGCTATGCCACAATCGGTTTAACTAATGGGCAATTCGGCCAATTTAAGGGCTTTAGCATCAGGTTGCTTGATTATATGCCATATTTTTCTAATTTAGCGTTTTCAGGGTCTACCCTCAGAGGAGGCTTCTTCAGCTCTCCTGCATTTAACAATAAGTTGAGTTATAGTATTTTCTGGGGCAGGGAAGGCGGAGGCAGGTACGGTAATCTCTCTCCCTCTTTAACCAAGACAAAGCACTCGTTTATAGACGGCGTTTATGTTGATTATTCTCCGAGCAAAAGGCAGAATTATAAAGTTACTGCCGTGCACGGCTGGGGTAGGGACAGGGAAGATTATCTTAACAGATATAATTATGATTTATCCAGCACCTGGAATTTTGATAAGTGGAATCTTAACTATGAAATAGCCAATGATACAGAAAGATTTGCGCATTTATTAAAATGGAGATTCAGCCAGCAGAAGATAAGCGTTTCGGCAGAAGCAAGGAATGTCGATGAACGGTATAATAGCATAACCGAAACCGGATGGCACCAGGGTGAGATCGGAGGCCTATTAAATTTAAGCTATTCGCCGACCGATAAGCTTTCAATGTCATCTTCCCTTGATGTTTACCGGGACAGGCTTTTCCCCTCAGAGGACAATAACAACAGATGGAATGAAGACTTCAGCTGGGGCGCAAACTATCAGCTTGATGACGATTCTGCGCTTAATTTAAATTATGATTTGCAAAATCAGCTTGGCCGGCTTTCGCAATACCGCTATCAAAGTTCGGGAGTGGGCTATACTAACAAAATCCATTTTATAAAAGATATATCTACATATATGAATTATTATCATCAGGATAATAAGAATTATTCTGCGCCCAGCTCGGATTATATCAACGACAGGTTCTTCGCAGGCATGAGATTCAATGTGGTTGGTGAGCTTTATTATTATTTGAATAAGGAAATAAATTTATTACAGGAAAAGTATTATGGTACCGAAGCCCATCCTCATGCGCTTGAAATGGGGCTGGACTGGTCTAAGCAGATAGGAGCCACTCCTTTTTATGGAATTTTCCGTTTTACTTATAGGGATGAAGAGGATACTGTATCGAACTTAGGGTTTTTATCAGGAGAGGATTATATAGAAGGCTATAGCGAGTTGAGTTTCAGGCCCGGTGACGGCGGTAAGGAGCTTTATGGTTCATGCCGCGTACGTAACGTTTGGGCTGATAAGGATGGTATCGAGAAACGTATAGAAGCTGATTTTAATGCCGGCATGCGTTATTTGTGGGATACTGGCAGGCGCTGGGATTCTGTGGGCAGTGTCGATGGCTATGTGTTCAAGGATTATAATTCCGATGGCCTGAGGCAGAGGGATGAGCCTCCTGTTGAGGGGGTAAAAGTATGGGTGGGTAAAGACCGTACGGAAACAACGGATATATTCGGTTATTTTAAGTTTACCGGCGTCAAAGGCAGAAAAGTATTCATCAATTTGGATACGACTACAATACAGCCGGGTTTTGTAATAACTGTTCCCGTTACTCAGGACGTCCCGGTAATCCATCATGGAGTAAGCCGTGTGTATTTCGGGATAGTTTCCAGGTCAGAAATCAGCGGGATTGTATTTGAAGATTCTAATGGCAATGGCCTTTTTGATGTAAAAGAGAAAGGAGTAGAAGGGGTTGTCAT contains:
- the lepA gene encoding elongation factor 4, producing MNKSLIRNFSIIAHIDHGKSTLSDRILELTGAVDRKHAGQQLLDDMDLEKERGITIKASMVRLSYKAKDNKEYVLNLIDTPGHVDFTYEVSKSLAACEGAVLLIDAGQGIEAQTVANYYLAKDNKLAVIPVINKIDLNTVDIPRVKRQIVDILGFKEDEIILASAKEGIGINDILERVVSVVPYPSGDVHHPLKALVFDCRFDSFKGVVVYVRVVDGKITKDTQLRLMHSGKTYKIEELGTLKNLKYEKVDTLSCGEVGYLMANIRNPKEIIIGDTITDERNPCAMPLPGYKTIKPLVFCGIYPVNPADFPYLRDAMDKLKLSDASFVFEPETSQSFGSGFRCGFLGLLHMEIVQERLEREYNLNLILTVPNVVYRIRTKEGALIEVDTPLKLPEPQDIQEMFEPYALLLMIVPVDAIDSVCELAKSRRGIFQATDYLGEDRVKIIFEMPLSEIIVDFYDKIKSLTKGYGSLDYEFSTYKPTKIVKLEIMLNGVICDAFSSLVYKDKAIFKARALVSKLKELIPRHLFEVSIQASIGSQIIASEKIKSVGKNVTSKCYGGDITRKRKLWEGQKKGKKRLKQFGKVEIPQEAFLQALKI
- a CDS encoding CDP-alcohol phosphatidyltransferase family protein, with product MNFANKISTFRILTVPFFIASLIYYTPSRDYLRLIALFIFILAVVSDAVDGYIARKAKQQSKAGLVLDPLGDKILLISSFVCLHMIDSFPGGINFPLWVTLIVISRDVLILLGAVVIYMVKQGIYVYPTRWGKLTTTFQMAAVISVILQFWFSFMIWWLAVVFTIISGADYIKRGFKVLYVLDNNRNNG
- a CDS encoding tetratricopeptide repeat protein: MKNHLTKKIIIFYIILFSAFLMPVASFAYSQMPEFLCELGVNFYNQGRYSEAMHEFKKALIIDPTYEPALRYIQMIEQMNIKDVEYIPPSYESLATSHSGSIREILDLVELQRDMIESIESVSKKTEPLSPQTLDSVLEERVLPPKVIYLDNDFSNIRQPVEIIQGNKVIIYGNNIQRFLVTEPEIIDVERVNADQIIVTGKGIGHTYLHIWDSNGRWTTEFIGGFPQPKGASYEEMLRKEEESARNFKLRYTLDWSSFESGRRLDNLNRGSYSWVHGLGFYGPTPYGDFDSSADVRSLKKNSDLSYATIGLTNGQFGQFKGFSIRLLDYMPYFSNLAFSGSTLRGGFFSSPAFNNKLSYSIFWGREGGGRYGNLSPSLTKTKHSFIDGVYVDYSPSKRQNYKVTAVHGWGRDREDYLNRYNYDLSSTWNFDKWNLNYEIANDTERFAHLLKWRFSQQKISVSAEARNVDERYNSITETGWHQGEIGGLLNLSYSPTDKLSMSSSLDVYRDRLFPSEDNNNRWNEDFSWGANYQLDDDSALNLNYDLQNQLGRLSQYRYQSSGVGYTNKIHFIKDISTYMNYYHQDNKNYSAPSSDYINDRFFAGMRFNVVGELYYYLNKEINLLQEKYYGTEAHPHALEMGLDWSKQIGATPFYGIFRFTYRDEEDTVSNLGFLSGEDYIEGYSELSFRPGDGGKELYGSCRVRNVWADKDGIEKRIEADFNAGMRYLWDTGRRWDSVGSVDGYVFKDYNSDGLRQRDEPPVEGVKVWVGKDRTETTDIFGYFKFTGVKGRKVFINLDTTTIQPGFVITVPVTQDVPVIHHGVSRVYFGIVSRSEISGIVFEDSNGNGLFDVKEKGVEGVVITLEDGKKSVTDNIGRYSFPNASAGEHIVELHLDSLPVQYLPKTSLSQKLYLFEGVTYHYDIPLDRIEG
- the plsY gene encoding glycerol-3-phosphate 1-O-acyltransferase, yielding MFWIITGITVSYLIGCIPTAFIFGKIKGIDIRRSGSGNIGATNALRVLGKGAGISVLVIDILKGFIAVAFIGDIFITRSGFAPGFIRIIFALAVIAGHNWTVFLNFKGGKGVATTLGALFGLASGLPGLNLVLILAIATWVIVFLISRIVSLASIISGLSLPVYMAIFIQDKAIIILGGVLSFLVISRHKSNIKRIFQGTEKRINFRKHS
- the lepB gene encoding signal peptidase I; translation: MKKESKSQLREWTEALVFAAIIAFALIRPFIIQAFKIPTGSMRPTLVEGDIILVNKFIYGAKVPFTKLNLPKLTDPKRGDIIVFIYPENPKKDFIKRLIAFEGETVEIKDGTIYIDGKPLLDKLFTRNIDGTIRYYYNRGDFEEDGFKIIVPKGSYFVLGDNSAASLDSRFWGFVPRSNLLGKAMLIYWPFNRTRMLK